A window of the Henckelia pumila isolate YLH828 chromosome 3, ASM3356847v2, whole genome shotgun sequence genome harbors these coding sequences:
- the LOC140889619 gene encoding uncharacterized protein, which translates to MLAKYIAGNEMRWQNHDAMMQRVETQLGQLANQFATWVPGSLPSDTEKNPKGVNAIILAEQVKKEDAEVEKSKKEKESAKQQGENSREKGKSLNSNVDIDINSLPFPQRAKQLQLDTQFSKFLEIFKKLHINIPFAKALAQIPSYAKFLKEILSNKRKLVDFETVKLSEECSTILQNTLPPKLNDPGSFSIPCTIGNPFFRNALCDLGASINLMPYSCFEKLGIGEVKPTTISLQLADRSIKYPRGIVEDVLVKVDKFIFLVDFVVLDMEENREIPLILGRPFFGTGKALIDVQKGELVLRLNDEREEIISEDPLEICLTHSSSSELDNEEIEEIVQYLDAGKPLSRTVNSRIGELGHGPRALKPSVEEAPILEMKPLPLHLKYLFLLNNDKLPVIVSPTLTGMRNKN; encoded by the exons ATGCTTGCAAAGTACATAGCTGGGAATGAGATGAGATGGCAGAATCACGATGCTATGATGCAAAGAGTGGAAACCCAATTGGGTCAGTTGGCAAACCAGTTCGCTACATGGGTGCCAGGTTCACTTCCTAGTGACACTGAAAAAAATCCAAAGGGCGTCAATGCAATCATATTAGCTGAACAGGTAAAGAAGGAGGATGCTGAAGTCGAAAAATCTAAAAAGGAGAAAGAATCAGCGAAGCAGCAAGGCGAAAACTCAAGGGAGAAAGGTAAGTCTCTTAACTCCAATGTTGATATTGATATAAATTCTCTCCCTTTTCCCCAAAGAGCAAAGCAATTGCAACTTGAtactcaattttcaaaatttctagagatttttaagaagttgCATATTAATATCCCGTTTGCAAAAGCTTTGGCTCAAATTCCTTcatatgctaaatttttgaaagaaattttatcaaacaaGAGGAAACTGGTAGATTTTGAGACAGTGAAGCTTTCGGAGGAATGCTCTACAATTTTACAAAATACATTACCCCCGAAGCTCAATGATCCTGGTAGTTTCTCTATTCCTTGCACCATAGGAAATCCATTTTTTAGAAATGCTTTGTGTGATCTTGGTGCAAGCATTAATTTGATGCCATATTCTTGTTTTGAGAAGTTAGGAATTGGTGAGGTGAAACCAACTACAATTTCCCtgcagttggctgatagatCAATTAAATACCCTAGGGGAATTGTAGAGGATGTCTTAGTGAAGgtcgataaatttatttttctagtGGACTTTGTTGTTTTGGATATGGAAGAGAATCGTGAGATtcctcttattttgggtagaccatTTTTTGGCACTGGGAAAGCTTTGATAGATGTCCAGAAGGGTGAATTGGTGCTAAGGTTGAATGATGAGAGGGAA GAAATTATTAGTGAAGATCCTTTGGAGATTTGCTTGACTCATTCATCTTCAAGCGAGTTGGATAATGAAGAGATTGAGGAAATTGTGCAGTATTTGGATGCCGGAAAACCACTCTCAAGAACGGTAAATTCAAGAATTGGGGAGCTTGGACATGGTCCAAGAGCATTAAAGCCATCAGTTGAAGAAGCCCCGATCCTTGAGATGAAACCTCTCCCTTTGCatctaaaatatttgtttttgcTTAATAATGATAAACTGCCTGTAATTGTTTCTCCTACTTTGACAGGGATGAGGAACAAAAATTGA